Proteins co-encoded in one Pseudochaenichthys georgianus chromosome 22, fPseGeo1.2, whole genome shotgun sequence genomic window:
- the tpgs1 gene encoding tubulin polyglutamylase complex subunit 1 — MADKEKRRSGAAPPGMPDGKATKSDCDREFLSQAGVGELLRGAILKMVEARSDDPIGFLADHFCNLASVTEPGTAGCGDADQMNNGPQSAQEQQHLNRALWHLRLAHHSQRSAFSNNVCVAYDLLNSTGPRRRAAEVPECPESSCNDSQTEVGGGVRGGLYTQTLQCLCSEGGVPASTSAPLLRRLHCQDHEAVPYDVFRHGVLTCAVFSDYIRQAQRLYAEVCCPDEGPASRVLGMAVLGTLREALETSQGSEANCCVNANTKSNSCLEANVKAKRYLEASAKISPYKLGQAMATAQTRGPGGDMDAKEFENAAAELFITRVKVLS; from the exons ATGGCGGACAAGGAGAAGCGCCGGTCCGGGGCAGCTCCTCCAGGGATGCCCGATGGGAAAGCCACCAAATCGGACTGCGACAGGGAGTTTCTGTCGCAGGCCGGGGTGGGAGAGCTGCTCCGCGGGGCCATTCTGAAGATGGTGGAGGCTAGGTCGGACGATCCCATCGGGTTCCTGGCCGACCACTTCTGTAACCTCGCCTCGGTGACAGAGCCCGGCACAGCTGGATGCGGCGATGCGGATCAGATGAACAACGGGCCGCAGAGCGCGCAGGAGCAGCAGCATCTCAATCGGGCTCTGTGGCACCTGCGGCTGGCACACCACTCCCAGAG ATCTGCCTTCAGCAACAACGTCTGTGTGGCCTACGACCTTTTGAACAGCACCGGGCCCCGCAGACGTGCAGCTGAGGTTCCTGAGTGCCCTGAAAGCTCCTGTAACGACAGCCAGACAGAAGTGGGAGGGGGAGTAAGGGGAGGCCTTTACACACAGACTCTGCAGTGCCTGTGCAGTGAAGGTGGAGTCCCTGCCTCCACCTCCGCCCCGCTCCTTCGACGCCTCCATTGCCAAGACCACGAGGCCGTCCCTTATGATGTCTTCCGTCACGGTGTGCTCACATGTGCAGTTTTCTCAGACTACATCCGGCAGGCTCAGAGGCTTTACGCTGAGGTGTGCTGCCCTGACGAGGGGCCTGCCTCGCGGGTACTTGGCATGGCCGTGCTGGGGACCTTAAGGGAAGCCCTGGAGACTTCCCAAGGCAGTGAGGCTAACTGCTGTGTTAATGCTAATACTAAATCTAATTCCTGTCTGGAGGCTAATGTTAAAGCTAAGCGCTACCTGGAGGCTAGTGCCAAGATTTCCCCATACAAGCTTGGTCAGGCCATGGCTACAGCCCAGACAAGGGGCCCGGGGGGGGATATGGATGCAAAGGAGTTTGAGAACGCAGCCGCAGAGCTCTTTATCACTCGGGTGAAAGTTTTGTCCTAG
- the LOC117467663 gene encoding inositol-3-phosphate synthase 1-A-like, translated as MSFNIDVNSPNVRYTDTHIESEYEYQTSSVHKEGNRVTVTPRTTKMTFRTDRRVPKLGVMLVGWGGNNGTTVTAAVLANKLGLTWRTKMGMKKANYFGSLLQASTVCLGSGPEGEVNVPLRDLLPMVHPNDIVFDGWDISSMDLGSAMERAQVFDWSLQEQLKPHMSGLIPRPSIYFPDFIAANQEDRADNVLTGSMAEQMEQIRADIRDFRQSSGVDKVIVLWTANTERFCDIIPGVNDTAKNLLAAIMTGAAVSPSTLFAVASILEGCAYINGSPQNTFVPGAIELAVQKGVFIGGDDFKSGQTKIKSVLVDFLVSSGIKPKSIVSYNHLGNNDGKNLSAPEQFRSKEISKSNVVDDMVQSNPILYQPGEKPDHCVVIKYVPYVADSKRAMDEYTSEIMMGGTNTIALHNTCEDSLLASPIILDLVILTELCERIAVRPQGEEDFQSFHSVLALLSFLCKAPLVPSGTPVINAFFRQRASIINIMRACLGLPPQNHMLLEHKLQRNFLPPQAAYINGHVTASKKVVLTNGNHVPLTNGIHAQGGDADIAL; from the exons ATGTCTTTCAACATTGATGTCAACAGCCCTAATGTGAggtacacagatacacacattgAGTCCGAGTATGAGTACCAGACCTCATCCGTTCACAAAGAGGGGAACAGAGTCACA GTGACTCCCCGCACCACCAAGATGACCTTCCGCACAGACAGACGTGTGCCCAAGCTGGGTGTGATGCTAGTGGGATGGGGAGGGAACAACGGGACCACAGTGACTGCAGCCGTGCTGGCCAACAAGCTGGGTCTCACCTGGAGAACCAAGATGGGAATGAAG AAAGCAAACTACTTCGGCTCCCTCCTGCAGGCGTCTACTGTTTGTCTGGGATCAGGGCCAGAGGGCGAGGTCAACGTGCCCCTCCGTGACCTCCTACCCATGGTGCACCCTAATGATATAGTCTTTGACG GCTGGGATATTTCCTCAATGGATCTTGGCAGTGCGATGGAGAGAGCTCAGGTGTTCGACTGGTCATTGCAAGAGCAGCTGAAACCTCACATGAGCGGCCTGATACCCAGACCCTCCATCTACTTCCCTGATTTCATCGCGGCAAACCAGGAGGATCGTGCCGACAACGTCCTCACTGGGAGCATGGCGGAGCAG ATGGAGCAGATCAGAGCTGACATCAGAGACTTCCGTCAGTCGAGTGGTGTGGACAAAGTCATTGTTCTGTGGACCGCCAACACCGAGCGCTTCTGTGATATCATACCTGGAGTCAATGACACTGCCAAGAACCTGCTTGCTGCCATCATG ACTGGAGCAGCGGTTTCTCCCTCCACTCTGTTTGCAGTTGCCAGCATACTGGAGGGTTGTGCCTACATCAACGGCTCCCCGCAGAACACCTTTGTACCAGGAGCAATAGAGCTGGCCGTGCAGAAAGGAGTGTTCATCGGAGGAGACGACTTCAAATCCGGTCAGACCAAGATCAAGTCAGTGCTGGTTGACTTCCTGGTCAGTTCAGGTATCAAG CCGAAATCCATTGTCAGCTACAATCACCTCGGCAACAACGATGGGAAAAACCTGTCTGCTCCGGAGCAGTTCCGCTCCAAGGAGATCTCCAAGAGCAACGTGGTGGATGACATGGTGCAGTCCAACCCCATCCTGTACCAGCCGGGAGAGAAACCTGACCACTGT GTGGTGATTAAGTATGTCCCTTACGTGGCAGACAGCAAGCGCGCCATGGATGAATACACTTCTGAAATAATGATGGGAGGGACCAATACCATCGCACTGCACAACACCTGCGAG GACTCTCTGCTGGCCAGCCCGATCATCCTGGACCTGGTGATCCTGACGGAGCTCTGTGAGCGTATTGCTGTCAGACCCCAGGGGGAGGAGGACTTCCAGTCCTTCCACAGTGTCCTGGCCCTGCTCTCCTTCCTCTGCAAGGCCCCCCTGGTCCCATCAGGGACCCCGGTCATCAACGCATTCTTCCGCCAGAGGGCCAGCATAATAAACATCATGAG AGCGTGCCTGGGCCTTCCTCCCCAGAACCACATGCTGCTGGAGCACAAGCTGCAGAGGAACTTCCTGCCTCCACAAGCAGCCTACATCAACGGTCATGTGACTGCTTCAAAGAAAGTAGTCCTTACCAATGGTAACCATGTGCCGCTAACAAATGGCATCCATGCACAAGGCGGCGACGCAGACATTGCATTATGA
- the LOC139436038 gene encoding THAP domain-containing protein 5-like, which translates to MFPFGDPDRLDQWVLNIRRNTWTPNVSSRLCSAHFESHPFSTDSWGRRCLKNTAVPTIFYFTNGKEQQPGRKSRVSNNDEDA; encoded by the exons at gtttcctttcggtgatccagacaggctggaccagtgggtgctgaacatccggaggaatacatggacccccaacgtttcttctcgcctgtgcagtgcacactttgagagtcatcccttcagcacggactcatgg ggaaggagatgcctgaaaaacactgcagtgcccaccattttctatttcaccaatggcaaagaacaacagcctggaaggaaaagcagggtgagtaacaatgacgag gacgcttga
- the LOC139436037 gene encoding uncharacterized protein, with protein sequence MASMQNERGRANIPDKEEGLYELSSDDSESETSSRLSCENVVLGTESESGSVSDDGENIEPDDGPLRPYLFEPEVMELVHGMGNGEDDQDQAPDDAPLRTNNLDWICTSPPPAPLVHLGEHDLHARVPMVKLVQVLLHLVQQLNTGHIPQVIAATVDEEDIRDCSSSQGVGKEREDTSPAQSTPTEPVHPQVEAKVAADGLCSSLGSMPDIAVSDYPYSHYGRKINESNKCFRS encoded by the exons atggcgtctatgcagaatgaacgtggaagggcaaatataccagacaaagaagaaggattgtacgagctatccagtgatgatagcgagtcagaaacatcctctcggctttcctgcgaaaatgtagttttaggaactgaatctgaatccggttcagtaagcgacgatggtgagaatattgagccagacgatggaccattacgtccttatttgttcgagcccgaggtgatggagttagttcacggcatgggcaatggcgaggatgaccaggaccaggcgccagatgatgcacccctacgcacaaataatcttgactg gatttgcaccagccctcctccggcgcctctggttcatctgggagagcatgatcttcatgccagggtgccgatggtgaagctggtgcaggtcctccttcatctggttcagcaactgaacactgggcacatcccccaagtcattgccgccacagtggatgaggaggacatccgggactgctcttcctcgcagggagtaggaaaagaaagggaggacacctctccagcgcagtccaccccaaccgaaccagtacaccctcaggtcgaggccaaggttgctgccgatggtctctgtagctctctgggctccatgccggacatagctgtctccgattatccatacagtcactatgggaggaaaataaatgagagtaacaaatgcttcagatcatga